In Helianthus annuus cultivar XRQ/B chromosome 9, HanXRQr2.0-SUNRISE, whole genome shotgun sequence, the following are encoded in one genomic region:
- the LOC110877640 gene encoding caffeoylshikimate esterase yields the protein MATEASNIKYEEEFIVNSKGLQLFTCRWLPVDTEPKALIFLNHGYGMECSVSMKGAALRLVKAGFAVYGIDNQGHGKSSGIQGYIPSFDDLVTDCSDYFTSICEKKENKRKMRILLGESMGGAMVLLLHRKKPEYWDGGVLVAPMCKIADDMKPPQLVIKVLTKLTKIIPTWKIVPGQDIVDVAFRDPAIREEVRNNPLCYKGRLRLQTANQLLNVSLDLEKRLQEVTFPFFVGHGEADKVTDPTVSKLLYETASSFAKMFKLYPEMWHSLTYGEFTENIDIVFQDIISWIDDRISSGNSRLEREQKNANDELHTNTSSTKKLVD from the exons ATG GCGACTGAAGCTTCAAATATCAAATATGAAGAG GAATTTATTGTGAACTCGAAAGGATTACAGCTTTTTACGTGTAGATGGCTGCCCGTTGATACCGAGCCAAAGGCTTTGATCTTTCTTAACCATGGCTATGGCATGGAATGCAGTGTCTCCATGAAAG GGGCTGCATTAAGGCTTGTGAAGGCAGGATTTGCAGTTTATGGTATAGATAACCAAGGTCATGGGAAGTCTTCTGGAATTCAGGGTTATATCCCCTCTTTTGATGATCTTGTTACAGATTGCTCCGATTATTTCACAAGCATTTGtg aaaagaaagaaaataaaagaaaaatgagGATATTGCTTGGAGAATCTATGGGAGGAGCAATGGTTCTCTTGTTACATAGGAAGAAACCAGAGTACTGGGATGGTGGAGTCTTGGTTGCACCTATGTGCAAG ATTGCTGATGATATGAAGCCACCTCAACTGGTGATTAAAGTGCTAacgaaactcacaaaaataatccCAACATGGAAAATTGTCCCGGGTCAAGATATTGTCGATGTTGCTTTTAGAGATCCTGCGATTAGGGAGGAG GTTCGTAATAACCCTCTATGTTATAAAGGTCGACTTCGTTTACAAACCGCCAACCAACTACTAAATGTTAGCTTAGACCTTGAAAAGAGGCTCCAAGAG GTCACATTTCCATTCTTCGTTGGACATGGAGAAGCAGACAAGGTGACTGATCCAACAGTGAGCAAACTTCTATATGAAACTGCTTCAAGTTTCGCCAAAATGTTTAAATTGTATCCGGAAATGTGGCATTCTCTCACGTACGGGGAGTTCACTGAGAACATAGATATTGTGTTCCAAGACATAATAAGTTGGATTGATGACAGAATTTCTAGTGGAAACTCGAGATTGGAGAGGGAACAAAAGAACGCAAATGATGAGTTACACACAAATACCTCGAGCACAAAGAAGTTGGTTGATTGA